A single Mangrovimonas sp. YM274 DNA region contains:
- a CDS encoding type IX secretion system membrane protein PorP/SprF, with translation MKTYLLAILLIICTMQITYSQEEDGVVSFALPVRNSLRFNRYVINPTFSFVREQHKYLSFNNKREWVQFEDAPQTYLASFSGRFKENIGIGIGAFQQNYGVLTTFGGLLNFAYNARLNWESNLTFGLNVGAYRSGVNSGNVVTNYDDPSLNNIPSNFLLTINPGINYGTGFFDFGVALTNLVLYNVNASQLIKDTPEQGVQGHVMYTGYMDSRGFFDQSRFQALVRSEFRSDETIVSGLAMLMVPKGIWAQAGYNTLYGASAGLGLNITPQIAIEYNFEKAVGEFTDFGPSHEITLAYRFNNTERFDYSREDDVSAIVFPEKRRKPVSQKSKQQAEANRRAAIAKREAAKAKADEEAKLAAEAKAEAEAKEAILAAEAEAKLAKEAAAKAKAEEAARLAAEAEAKRQEEEARAKAVAEAKAKIAAEKKAKAAEEARLVREAEEEARIAAEAAAKAKADEEARLAAEAKAQAQAEEQARLAAQAKAEEEARLAKEAEAARLAAKAQAQAQAQAEEEARLAAEAAAKEKAAEEARLAAEAKAKAEAEEQARLEAEALAKAQAEEETRLAAEAAAKAKAEEEAKLAAEAKAKEALSDKEMAMEATDNLAKSMNEITKLTETDSTAQVDLITRYKEAIAIKNQDLKDLKEENDLGDQGIIVAPKPFKSISAENRAIEALKADIDQIIDTRTQRIEELEDLYEQRLQFAPIENDPVMLYYKKTIKRLKSEQLKAMDTKASLTTTLEGINRATEIERKRRIKRAAYDNEDDRYMRDRLALKNIKQSTQLRSAPLKVDEFNFGEDLGGNIQIVKNVKNVESGYYMILAVHNDVAKRDDFLTKVVASGRTDVDFFYDVNTSKYYIYYQKFDAIEQANEAMKSKGNRPYNQKLSIIKIEN, from the coding sequence ATGAAGACGTATCTGTTGGCCATACTATTAATTATCTGTACGATGCAGATAACCTATTCTCAAGAAGAGGATGGGGTAGTATCTTTTGCCTTACCGGTACGTAATTCTTTGCGTTTCAATAGATATGTTATCAATCCTACCTTCAGTTTTGTACGAGAGCAGCACAAGTATCTTAGTTTTAATAATAAAAGGGAATGGGTGCAGTTTGAGGATGCGCCACAAACTTATTTGGCGAGTTTCTCTGGTAGGTTTAAGGAAAATATTGGGATTGGTATAGGTGCATTTCAACAAAATTATGGAGTACTTACTACGTTTGGAGGTCTTTTGAATTTTGCTTACAACGCCCGTTTAAATTGGGAGAGCAATTTAACTTTTGGACTAAATGTAGGAGCTTATAGGAGTGGTGTAAATAGTGGTAATGTGGTTACTAATTACGATGACCCTTCGCTTAATAATATCCCCTCGAATTTCTTATTGACCATTAATCCTGGAATCAATTATGGAACAGGCTTTTTTGATTTCGGTGTGGCATTAACCAATTTGGTACTTTATAATGTAAACGCTTCACAACTAATTAAGGATACCCCAGAACAAGGTGTACAAGGACATGTCATGTATACGGGGTATATGGACAGCAGGGGCTTTTTTGATCAAAGTAGATTCCAAGCTTTAGTAAGATCAGAGTTTCGGTCAGATGAAACCATAGTGTCTGGTTTGGCAATGCTAATGGTGCCTAAAGGAATCTGGGCTCAGGCAGGATATAACACTTTATACGGAGCTTCGGCTGGTTTGGGCTTAAATATTACCCCTCAAATTGCCATTGAATATAATTTTGAAAAAGCAGTTGGTGAATTCACCGATTTTGGTCCTTCCCATGAAATTACTTTGGCTTATAGATTTAATAATACAGAACGCTTTGACTATAGTAGAGAGGATGATGTGAGTGCCATCGTGTTCCCTGAAAAGAGAAGAAAACCGGTGTCTCAAAAATCTAAGCAACAGGCAGAGGCCAATAGAAGGGCTGCTATTGCAAAAAGAGAGGCTGCAAAAGCGAAAGCAGACGAAGAAGCTAAATTGGCTGCAGAAGCCAAGGCAGAGGCAGAAGCAAAAGAAGCGATATTAGCAGCGGAAGCAGAAGCTAAATTGGCTAAGGAGGCTGCTGCCAAAGCAAAAGCCGAAGAAGCGGCTAGGTTGGCGGCCGAGGCAGAAGCAAAACGACAGGAAGAAGAAGCAAGAGCGAAAGCTGTCGCAGAGGCCAAAGCTAAAATAGCAGCAGAGAAAAAAGCTAAGGCTGCTGAAGAGGCAAGGTTGGTAAGAGAAGCAGAGGAAGAGGCCCGTATAGCTGCAGAAGCTGCCGCAAAAGCTAAGGCTGATGAGGAAGCTCGTTTGGCTGCGGAAGCCAAAGCTCAGGCACAAGCCGAAGAACAAGCTAGGTTAGCTGCTCAAGCCAAAGCTGAAGAAGAGGCTAGATTGGCAAAAGAAGCGGAAGCTGCTAGATTGGCAGCTAAGGCCCAAGCCCAAGCTCAAGCTCAAGCAGAGGAAGAAGCAAGGTTAGCTGCAGAAGCTGCAGCAAAAGAAAAAGCAGCAGAGGAAGCTCGATTGGCCGCTGAAGCAAAAGCTAAGGCTGAGGCAGAAGAGCAAGCGAGATTGGAAGCAGAAGCATTGGCCAAAGCTCAAGCCGAAGAGGAGACCCGTTTAGCTGCAGAAGCTGCCGCAAAAGCCAAAGCTGAAGAAGAAGCTAAATTGGCTGCGGAAGCAAAAGCCAAGGAAGCGTTGTCGGATAAGGAAATGGCAATGGAAGCTACAGACAATTTGGCTAAATCCATGAACGAGATTACCAAATTGACAGAGACTGATAGCACGGCTCAAGTGGACTTAATCACAAGGTATAAAGAGGCAATCGCCATAAAGAATCAAGACCTTAAGGATTTAAAAGAGGAAAATGATTTGGGAGATCAAGGAATTATAGTGGCTCCAAAACCATTTAAGAGTATATCTGCAGAAAACAGAGCTATCGAAGCTTTGAAGGCAGATATAGATCAAATCATTGATACCCGGACCCAGCGTATTGAAGAATTGGAAGACTTGTATGAACAAAGATTGCAGTTTGCGCCAATAGAAAATGATCCTGTAATGTTGTATTACAAGAAAACCATTAAGCGATTAAAGTCTGAACAATTGAAAGCTATGGATACCAAAGCGAGTTTAACAACTACTTTGGAAGGTATCAATAGAGCGACTGAGATAGAAAGAAAACGTAGAATCAAACGTGCAGCCTATGATAATGAGGACGATAGATATATGCGTGATAGATTGGCTTTGAAAAACATCAAACAAAGTACACAATTAAGATCTGCACCATTGAAGGTTGATGAATTTAATTTTGGAGAAGACCTTGGAGGAAACATCCAAATTGTGAAAAATGTTAAGAATGTAGAAAGTGGATATTACATGATTTTGGCGGTACACAATGATGTAGCTAAGAGAGATGATTTCTTAACAAAAGTGGTTGCTTCTGGAAGAACGGATGTTGATTTCTTCTACGATGTCAATACCAGTAAATATTACATCTATTACCAAAAATTTGATGCCATCGAACAGGCCAATGAAGCAATGAAATCAAAAGGTAATAGACCTTATAATCAAAAGCTATCAATAATTAAAATAGAGAATTAA
- a CDS encoding gliding motility-associated C-terminal domain-containing protein: MQKTTILNRLTLLLGVCVCLCVQQANAQIVIGTPNLGFSQACASEAFNTYTVSFVFSPEAGLATSNQFILEMSDPEGDFSNPTTIFTSQPGAVTVSPATLSFSLPTTTAGEGYKLRIKSTAPVATSAKSVAFAAYYKIQDSPFSINNLVSTGAFCSGGSYLLTIDNPGTGENDSPLNYPSLTFNWFKETGPTTAVFVSQGPTLSVSQEGTYFAETNYGTCTSNSFSNRVTISEVSAGEADATIASSLGNPFCPDQGMTTLATIGGDSYQWYKDGVAISGATGQTYQTSESGLYSVEVDLGSCETSGSIDLVSESFESEINIPEENQLEEGDSLWVQVSTTASNPIYEWYFNGTLLPNATEDTFEAYDYGSYKVVITQTTGCESSHEFLFEIGEPIDPFPVVDNIPNLISPNGDGINDTWVIPQQYVSGSNTDVVIMDSRGKVVLQTNSYMNNWPENQMGVSSVNQVFYYIITSPGQDSKKGSITVVK, translated from the coding sequence ATGCAAAAAACTACTATCTTAAACAGACTTACTTTGCTTTTGGGTGTATGTGTTTGCTTGTGTGTGCAACAAGCCAATGCCCAGATAGTAATTGGTACGCCAAATTTAGGATTTAGTCAGGCGTGTGCCAGTGAAGCTTTCAATACCTATACTGTATCTTTTGTGTTTTCTCCAGAAGCAGGATTGGCTACATCCAACCAGTTTATCCTTGAAATGTCAGATCCTGAAGGCGATTTTTCTAACCCTACAACAATATTCACTTCACAGCCAGGAGCTGTTACCGTGTCACCGGCAACTTTAAGTTTTTCATTGCCGACCACTACAGCTGGAGAAGGGTATAAGCTGAGAATAAAAAGTACAGCTCCTGTTGCTACAAGTGCAAAATCTGTGGCCTTTGCCGCTTATTACAAAATTCAAGACAGTCCATTTTCAATTAATAATTTGGTTTCTACCGGAGCATTTTGCTCTGGCGGAAGCTATTTGTTGACTATAGATAATCCAGGAACAGGAGAAAATGATTCTCCGCTCAATTACCCTTCGCTTACTTTTAATTGGTTTAAGGAAACGGGGCCTACAACGGCTGTGTTTGTTTCTCAAGGACCTACACTTTCCGTTAGTCAAGAAGGAACCTATTTTGCCGAAACCAATTATGGGACCTGTACGTCCAATTCATTTTCTAATAGAGTAACCATTAGTGAGGTGTCTGCCGGGGAGGCTGATGCCACTATAGCTTCGAGTTTAGGAAATCCATTTTGTCCAGATCAGGGTATGACAACCTTGGCAACGATAGGCGGTGACAGCTACCAATGGTACAAGGATGGTGTGGCTATTTCAGGAGCTACGGGACAAACTTACCAAACCAGTGAATCTGGATTGTATTCAGTTGAAGTTGATTTGGGAAGCTGTGAAACTTCGGGATCTATTGATTTGGTTAGTGAAAGTTTTGAAAGCGAGATTAATATTCCTGAAGAAAACCAATTGGAAGAGGGCGATTCGTTATGGGTACAGGTAAGTACCACCGCCAGTAACCCTATATACGAATGGTATTTTAATGGAACATTGCTTCCTAATGCAACTGAAGATACTTTTGAAGCCTATGATTATGGTTCCTATAAAGTTGTGATAACACAAACGACGGGTTGTGAGAGTTCACATGAATTCCTTTTTGAAATAGGGGAACCTATAGATCCATTTCCAGTAGTAGACAATATTCCAAATCTTATCAGCCCCAACGGCGATGGAATCAATGATACTTGGGTTATCCCGCAACAATATGTTAGTGGGAGTAATACCGATGTTGTGATTATGGATAGCAGAGGGAAGGTAGTACTTCAAACCAATAGTTATATGAACAATTGGCCTGAGAACCAAATGGGAGTAAGTAGTGTAAACCAAGTATTTTATTATATCATAACCAGTCCTGGACAAGACTCTAAAAAAGGTTCTATAACTGTTGTAAAGTAA
- a CDS encoding heavy metal translocating P-type ATPase: MVHTYHIHGMSCNGCRKHVEDTLSKVKNVSNVTVDLEAAEATVEMTSHIPIEVFQEALKADGGRYSIHMPGEKQEHKLKKETPAKGQGTGVFYCPMHCEGDKTYDKAGDCPVCGMDLVEEQNLTAVSAQQWTCPMHPEVVKDEEGACPRCGMDLVPMKPQLSAEEQTYKKLLKKFWLAVAFTLPIFIIAMSDMLANNPLYNIINQKYWNWVQFVLSLPVVFYAAWMFFERAYKSIKTWNLNMFTLIGIGAGVAWIFSVVGLLIPDLFPQQFKSESGVVHVYFEAATVILTLVLLGQLLEAKAHSKTNSAVKELLKLAPNKAVKVVDGEEKEVSIDKIVLGDLLKVKPGDKIPVDGEIVEGESSVDESMITGEPIPVNKVKGDKVSSGTINGNQVFVMKAEKVGNDTLLSQIVQMVNDASRSRAPIQKLADRISAYFVPIVVLVSVITFIVWVVWGPQPAYVYALINAIAVLIIACPCALGLATPMSVMVGVGKGAQNGVLIKNAEALETMGKVNTIIVDKTGTITEGKPTVEKIGAFDKENVTAEKVMKLAASLNSNSGHPLAEAIVKYAKEKNIKVLQAGKFESLTGKGVSGVVDGLEVFLGNKKLMDEIGAKVSPEMQEEVQNFQEQGKTVSYLAVGKAVNGYVVIGDKIKATSAKAIEELQDLGMEIVMLTGDNETTAQAVASELNGIGFKAGLMPEDKLKEVERLQAEGRVVAVAGDGINDAPALAKSDVGIAMGTGTDVAIESAMITLVKGDLQSIVKAKHLSDAVMKNIKQNLFFALVYNTVGVPVAAGVLYPFFGILLSPMLAALAMSFSSVSVIANALRLRKTSV; the protein is encoded by the coding sequence ATGGTTCATACCTATCATATACATGGCATGTCCTGCAATGGTTGTAGAAAGCATGTGGAAGACACCTTGTCTAAAGTAAAAAATGTATCCAATGTAACGGTAGATTTGGAAGCGGCCGAAGCTACAGTGGAAATGACCTCGCACATTCCTATTGAGGTTTTTCAGGAAGCTCTTAAAGCAGACGGCGGACGTTATAGTATCCATATGCCGGGAGAAAAACAGGAGCACAAACTAAAAAAAGAAACGCCTGCTAAGGGGCAGGGAACGGGAGTGTTTTATTGCCCTATGCACTGCGAAGGTGATAAAACCTATGATAAAGCTGGGGATTGTCCTGTATGCGGAATGGATTTGGTAGAAGAGCAAAACTTGACGGCGGTTTCAGCTCAACAATGGACTTGCCCAATGCATCCGGAAGTAGTTAAGGATGAGGAGGGAGCCTGTCCAAGATGTGGGATGGATTTGGTGCCTATGAAACCTCAATTGTCGGCAGAGGAGCAAACTTATAAAAAACTTCTAAAGAAGTTTTGGTTGGCAGTAGCCTTTACACTTCCCATATTTATTATTGCCATGAGCGATATGCTGGCCAATAATCCGCTATATAATATCATAAATCAAAAATACTGGAATTGGGTGCAATTTGTCTTGTCCTTACCAGTGGTGTTTTATGCGGCTTGGATGTTTTTTGAACGTGCTTATAAAAGTATCAAAACCTGGAATCTTAATATGTTCACTTTAATAGGTATTGGGGCGGGAGTTGCCTGGATCTTTAGTGTAGTGGGCTTGTTGATTCCAGATTTGTTTCCGCAGCAGTTCAAATCGGAATCTGGAGTGGTACACGTGTATTTTGAAGCAGCAACAGTTATTCTGACTTTGGTATTATTAGGACAGTTGTTGGAAGCAAAGGCCCATAGTAAAACCAATTCAGCTGTGAAGGAGCTTTTAAAATTGGCGCCCAATAAAGCCGTTAAGGTTGTAGATGGGGAGGAGAAAGAGGTCAGTATTGATAAAATAGTATTAGGAGATTTGCTAAAAGTAAAACCGGGAGATAAAATACCGGTGGATGGTGAAATTGTGGAGGGGGAATCTTCGGTGGATGAATCTATGATTACGGGAGAGCCTATTCCCGTAAATAAGGTGAAAGGCGATAAAGTGAGTAGTGGAACTATTAATGGTAACCAAGTTTTTGTTATGAAAGCTGAAAAAGTAGGAAACGATACCCTTTTATCACAAATTGTACAAATGGTTAATGACGCTAGCAGAAGCAGGGCGCCTATTCAAAAATTAGCAGATCGTATTTCGGCATATTTTGTACCAATAGTTGTATTGGTGTCCGTGATCACTTTTATAGTGTGGGTAGTTTGGGGGCCACAGCCGGCCTATGTGTACGCCTTGATTAATGCCATTGCCGTACTTATTATTGCGTGCCCTTGTGCTTTAGGCTTGGCAACACCTATGTCAGTAATGGTAGGCGTAGGAAAGGGGGCGCAAAATGGTGTCCTTATTAAAAATGCAGAAGCTTTAGAGACTATGGGAAAGGTGAATACTATTATAGTAGATAAAACGGGTACTATAACAGAGGGAAAGCCTACGGTTGAAAAAATTGGAGCTTTTGATAAAGAAAATGTAACCGCTGAAAAGGTGATGAAATTGGCGGCATCCCTAAACAGTAATAGTGGACATCCTTTGGCCGAAGCAATTGTAAAGTATGCTAAAGAGAAAAATATAAAGGTGCTGCAAGCTGGAAAGTTTGAATCCTTAACAGGGAAAGGAGTATCCGGTGTGGTAGATGGATTGGAAGTGTTTTTGGGGAATAAAAAATTAATGGATGAAATAGGAGCCAAAGTTAGTCCGGAAATGCAAGAAGAAGTGCAAAACTTTCAAGAGCAAGGAAAAACAGTTTCGTATTTAGCAGTGGGTAAAGCGGTTAATGGCTACGTTGTTATTGGAGATAAAATAAAAGCTACTAGTGCCAAAGCTATCGAAGAACTTCAGGATTTGGGCATGGAAATAGTAATGCTTACAGGGGATAATGAAACAACAGCGCAAGCCGTAGCTTCGGAACTTAATGGAATTGGTTTTAAAGCGGGCTTAATGCCGGAAGATAAACTTAAAGAAGTGGAGCGGCTGCAGGCTGAAGGTAGAGTGGTAGCCGTGGCAGGAGATGGAATAAATGACGCCCCTGCTTTGGCTAAGAGCGATGTAGGGATTGCCATGGGAACAGGAACTGATGTGGCCATAGAAAGTGCCATGATTACTTTAGTGAAAGGTGATTTGCAAAGTATTGTAAAAGCGAAACATTTAAGTGATGCCGTAATGAAAAATATCAAGCAAAACTTATTTTTTGCTTTAGTATATAATACGGTTGGGGTGCCTGTTGCCGCGGGTGTATTGTATCCATTTTTTGGGATACTTTTATCTCCAATGTTAGCGGCGCTGGCTATGAGTTTTAGTTCTGTGTCGGTAATAGCAAATGCACTTAGGTTGCGTAAAACTAGTGTTTAA